From Pelotomaculum schinkii, one genomic window encodes:
- a CDS encoding tyrosine-type recombinase/integrase, producing the protein MTKEEVLAKLKFDVELRGLSKSTQDEYLTKAKLFQDHFDKPATELGIEDVRKFLHYLTTVKKLAPESVNTYNSGLRFLYGVTLNASLNHRQIPRHRKPHKLPDILTKEEIQTLFNACNNLRDKCILMTLYGAGLRLSEVASLKVSDIQSDKMQLFIRNAKGSKDRYAILSQANLEILRAYWKAYRPKEWLFYSRNHTGTHITPRAVQNLFRKYINKAKITKNVTVHTLRHSFATHLLESGTSIYHIKQLLGHSNINTTCVYLHLVKIESLNATSPLDQMTTQSEKANG; encoded by the coding sequence ATGACTAAAGAAGAAGTTTTAGCCAAGCTTAAATTCGACGTAGAACTTAGGGGTTTAAGCAAGTCCACTCAGGATGAGTATCTTACAAAAGCTAAACTATTTCAGGATCACTTTGATAAACCTGCAACCGAGCTTGGTATTGAAGATGTTAGAAAGTTTCTTCATTATCTCACTACAGTTAAGAAGCTTGCTCCTGAATCGGTAAATACCTACAATAGCGGTCTCCGCTTTTTGTATGGTGTAACTTTGAATGCCAGCTTAAACCATAGGCAAATCCCTCGCCACCGTAAACCACACAAACTGCCTGACATCCTTACCAAAGAAGAGATACAAACCCTTTTTAACGCCTGCAATAACTTGCGAGATAAATGCATCCTTATGACTCTATATGGTGCTGGGCTACGTCTAAGTGAAGTGGCCTCCCTAAAAGTTTCAGATATTCAAAGCGATAAAATGCAGTTATTTATCCGCAACGCTAAAGGAAGTAAAGATCGATATGCTATACTTTCTCAAGCCAACCTTGAGATACTCAGAGCTTACTGGAAAGCTTACCGCCCTAAAGAATGGCTTTTCTACAGCAGAAATCATACCGGCACACATATAACACCTAGAGCTGTACAAAATCTATTTCGCAAATATATAAATAAGGCTAAAATCACTAAAAACGTTACGGTCCATACGCTAAGGCATAGTTTCGCTACCCACCTGCTGGAATCCGGCACTAGTATTTATCATATTAAGCAACTGCTCGGTCACTCAAATATCAATACGACCTGTGTTTACTTGCATTTGGTTAAAATTGAATCTCTCAACGCAACAAGTCCCCTTGATCAAATGACTACTCAATCGGAAAAAGCTAATGGTTGA
- a CDS encoding DUF5677 domain-containing protein: MNHSNLSAHKFKKGKFVTPWNEIMDSLSREESWFHGRLPEYIWLGLIINEYGREDGFKKCHDILNKLHNLLPTQYVPRFSSVLNMEEQKQKEFYLYIMEIIPATVISPLTTIFTFSQFPYFSTTFALGRQSISERHNKISLVLDKASDHQTHFSTDIRFLVLYFQLLSGRLHMPKEILELILEYPHLSHEDKKMQMVRPTVRSMEMSHNMIEPPDANYIDMFWEAVSRMSDCKIIKLDYELEKSDTNLYIDKVEAILRYYSELLKSSSPLDNKMLVLFGITTFSYKRLVEVVKHNLYNAIAARSVVRVLVEDYIMIKYLLKEETTHTDIWTEYQYYGIGQYKLVVERILEYGKDDGDSHVNVKYLDALVNEYRDKEFIDMDTSYFDKKNVREKAIYVGEKDLFGHYYDYDSAFEHGLWGAIRESSLLKCMSPAHQYHCVPDYEGTQNMKSVWHDCVQVMNKTLSVLENTYGLPSYLKIEDQ; the protein is encoded by the coding sequence ATGAACCATAGTAACCTTTCCGCTCATAAATTTAAAAAAGGTAAGTTTGTAACACCGTGGAATGAGATTATGGATTCATTAAGCCGTGAAGAATCTTGGTTTCATGGACGCTTGCCTGAGTATATATGGCTCGGATTAATTATAAATGAATACGGGCGTGAAGACGGGTTCAAAAAATGTCATGACATTTTGAACAAACTGCATAATCTACTGCCTACACAATATGTCCCTCGATTTTCTTCTGTGCTAAATATGGAAGAGCAGAAACAAAAAGAATTTTATTTATATATTATGGAAATAATCCCTGCTACAGTAATATCTCCATTAACTACAATATTTACTTTCAGTCAGTTCCCATACTTTTCTACAACTTTCGCATTAGGACGACAAAGTATCAGTGAACGGCATAACAAAATAAGCTTAGTTCTGGATAAAGCAAGTGATCATCAAACACATTTTTCTACCGATATTCGATTTTTGGTATTGTACTTTCAACTTTTATCTGGAAGATTGCATATGCCAAAGGAGATATTAGAGCTTATTTTGGAATACCCCCACCTGTCCCACGAGGATAAAAAAATGCAAATGGTCCGTCCAACGGTACGTTCAATGGAAATGTCACACAACATGATTGAACCACCTGATGCAAACTATATTGATATGTTTTGGGAGGCCGTCAGTCGAATGAGCGATTGCAAAATCATTAAGCTTGATTATGAGTTGGAAAAGAGTGATACAAATCTTTATATAGATAAAGTTGAAGCAATTCTACGATACTATTCGGAATTGCTTAAATCGAGCAGTCCTTTAGATAATAAAATGCTTGTACTGTTTGGAATCACAACATTCTCTTACAAGCGTCTGGTTGAAGTGGTTAAGCACAATTTATATAACGCCATTGCAGCCAGGAGTGTTGTTCGTGTTTTGGTAGAAGACTACATAATGATTAAATACTTACTCAAAGAAGAGACGACACACACAGATATTTGGACAGAATATCAGTATTACGGTATCGGTCAGTACAAATTAGTTGTCGAACGAATTTTGGAATACGGAAAAGATGACGGTGACAGCCATGTCAATGTCAAATACCTCGATGCACTTGTTAATGAGTACCGTGATAAAGAATTTATAGATATGGATACATCTTATTTTGATAAAAAGAATGTGCGGGAAAAAGCCATCTATGTGGGTGAGAAAGACCTGTTTGGTCATTATTATGACTATGACTCGGCTTTTGAACATGGGCTTTGGGGGGCAATAAGAGAAAGTTCTTTGCTAAAGTGTATGTCCCCTGCGCATCAGTACCACTGTGTTCCTGATTATGAGGGCACACAGAATATGAAAAGTGTATGGCACGACTGTGTTCAGGTTATGAATAAAACCCTATCCGTTCTGGAAAACACATATGGTCTACCTAGCTATTTGAAAATTGAGGATCAGTAA
- a CDS encoding ATP-binding protein → MNQMKIPKRISTALVNSLTSGVVPRVGLEYITVGRKYEIEALLRDLDNTAEGGAAFRLIVGRYGSGKSFMLQTIRNYAMDRDFIVADADLSPERRLVGTKGQGLATYRELMTNLATRTRPDGGALEVILQKWISSLQQRIIHEQGSRPPEDVLVQSVEERILEAAGELESMVHGFDFSSVLATYWRGYKLSDDEKKQAAMRWMRGEFTTKTEARNALGVGVIIDDSSWYDYIKLWAEFITNLGYKGLILFIDEGVNLYKITNSVARTANYEKLLMMFNDTMQGKASHLAIFMGGTPQFVEDERRGLYSYEALRSRLMEGRFSGNGLRNLAAPALKLEMLSNEEILLLLQKLRALYSTHYHHESPITDEQLVVFMESAVGRMGAEKLLTPREVIRDFMDIQDILYQNPDKTFEQLMEGHKVEAAKDDPDQVSDFLTEFEL, encoded by the coding sequence ATGAACCAGATGAAAATTCCTAAAAGGATATCAACCGCTTTGGTAAATTCGCTGACCTCCGGGGTTGTACCCCGGGTGGGGCTTGAATATATCACTGTCGGAAGGAAATATGAGATCGAAGCCTTGCTGCGGGACCTGGATAATACCGCGGAAGGCGGCGCAGCGTTTCGGCTAATTGTCGGACGCTATGGCAGTGGTAAAAGCTTCATGCTGCAAACCATTCGCAATTATGCCATGGATCGTGATTTTATCGTTGCAGATGCAGATCTATCTCCCGAGCGGCGTCTGGTTGGTACAAAAGGTCAGGGCCTTGCAACCTATCGAGAGCTGATGACCAACCTTGCAACACGTACGCGTCCTGATGGCGGCGCCCTGGAAGTTATTCTGCAAAAATGGATTTCTTCGCTGCAGCAGCGGATCATTCACGAGCAAGGCAGCCGGCCGCCCGAGGATGTTCTGGTACAGTCTGTGGAAGAGCGCATTCTTGAGGCGGCGGGCGAATTAGAAAGCATGGTGCACGGCTTTGACTTTTCATCAGTACTTGCAACCTATTGGCGCGGCTATAAGCTTTCTGACGATGAGAAAAAACAGGCTGCAATGCGCTGGATGCGGGGTGAATTTACGACTAAGACCGAAGCGCGCAATGCGCTGGGTGTCGGCGTGATTATAGATGATAGCAGCTGGTATGATTACATAAAGCTCTGGGCGGAGTTTATAACAAATTTAGGTTATAAGGGATTGATTCTTTTTATTGACGAAGGCGTCAACCTTTATAAAATCACGAATTCCGTTGCCCGCACAGCAAACTATGAAAAATTGCTTATGATGTTTAATGATACCATGCAGGGGAAAGCATCACATTTGGCTATTTTCATGGGCGGTACGCCTCAGTTTGTCGAGGATGAACGACGTGGATTATACAGCTATGAAGCATTGCGCTCCCGATTGATGGAGGGGCGCTTTTCCGGAAATGGATTGCGAAATTTGGCTGCGCCGGCACTCAAGCTCGAAATGCTCTCTAACGAGGAAATCCTTCTGCTTCTGCAAAAGCTGCGTGCTCTATACAGCACCCACTATCATCATGAAAGTCCAATTACCGATGAACAGCTTGTGGTATTCATGGAGAGTGCCGTTGGGAGAATGGGGGCGGAGAAACTGCTGACACCACGAGAGGTTATTCGTGACTTTATGGATATACAGGACATATTGTATCAGAACCCCGATAAAACATTTGAACAGCTTATGGAAGGACATAAGGTGGAGGCAGCAAAAGATGATCCGGACCAGGTAAGCGACTTCCTGACGGAGTTCGAACTATGA
- a CDS encoding DEAD/DEAH box helicase encodes MSNPFYRLAPFIQEYIYRNNWTELRSVQVDACQVLMDTEDHLLIASATASGKTEAALFPALTQLYEHPSRSVGILYIGPLKALINDQFERLNDLLREAQIPVWHWHGDVSQNEKAKLLRRPSGVLQITPESLEGLLMNRPNAIPQLFGDLRFIVVDEVHAFMGQDRGTQLLCQLARIESMACCMPRRIGLSATLSDYETAKKWLSAGTSRGVAVSNPSGGSRLRLAVEHFSMPDARDTEQAEQLAQARATFYEYIYDATHTKKALIFTNSRTDAEEVTREMRTVAARRCERDVFYVHHGSISAMLREEAEAALREGPGPAVAAATLTLELGIDLGNLERVMQVGAPYSCSSFVQRLGRSGRRGQPSEMLFVCPEEEDESAPLPSRIPWTLLRAISVIELYTKDRWIEPFTLRRQPMGLLYHQTMSILKAMGEATPRDLAFKVLALPAFREIAPEDYKTFLRYLLQTDHIQRVDDGGLIIGLTGEKVVNNFRFYAVFKDEEEHAVYSGTEEIGSITTVPPPGYALTLAGRSWRVIEVDSRHKAVYVEPVRGRSDTLWLGAGGDLDTRVVAKMRDILHSKEIYSYLRPNAVKRLEKARRLAYETGLLKNIVVNAGGDSLFILPWIGSRQFRTLVRVLKFILKEPLRMRTILPTEPYYLTVAGQCSAEDLKRELERLAEQTIDPLKLLDEAEAPFLGKYDEFVSPDLLRKAFVIDGLDLEFFNHINY; translated from the coding sequence ATGAGTAACCCTTTTTACCGCTTGGCGCCGTTTATTCAGGAATATATCTATCGGAATAACTGGACAGAGCTGCGAAGTGTGCAAGTCGATGCCTGTCAGGTGTTGATGGATACCGAAGACCATTTGTTGATAGCATCAGCTACAGCCAGTGGCAAAACGGAGGCGGCACTTTTCCCTGCGCTGACTCAGCTTTATGAGCATCCATCCCGCAGTGTTGGTATCCTATATATCGGGCCGCTTAAAGCTTTGATTAACGACCAGTTCGAGCGGTTAAACGACCTTTTGCGCGAAGCGCAGATTCCCGTATGGCACTGGCATGGTGACGTATCCCAGAATGAAAAAGCGAAGCTTTTGCGGCGGCCTTCCGGCGTGTTGCAGATTACACCGGAATCGTTAGAGGGATTGTTGATGAACCGGCCCAATGCAATTCCACAGCTGTTCGGTGATTTGCGGTTTATAGTTGTTGATGAAGTGCACGCATTCATGGGACAAGATCGCGGAACGCAGCTTTTATGTCAGCTTGCCCGCATAGAAAGCATGGCCTGTTGTATGCCACGCCGTATCGGTCTTTCTGCAACGTTGAGCGACTATGAAACAGCAAAGAAATGGCTTAGTGCAGGAACATCGCGCGGTGTAGCGGTTTCCAATCCCTCAGGCGGCAGCAGATTGCGTCTTGCGGTTGAGCATTTTTCTATGCCGGATGCCCGTGATACCGAACAGGCCGAACAACTTGCCCAAGCACGGGCCACATTCTACGAGTATATTTACGATGCCACACATACTAAAAAAGCACTGATATTTACAAACAGCCGGACGGACGCGGAAGAAGTGACGAGGGAAATGCGAACCGTTGCCGCCCGCCGGTGCGAACGCGATGTTTTTTATGTCCATCATGGCAGCATCTCCGCCATGCTGCGTGAAGAGGCGGAGGCGGCATTGCGCGAAGGACCGGGGCCTGCCGTGGCTGCGGCCACGCTGACATTGGAACTGGGCATCGATCTGGGAAATCTTGAGCGGGTAATGCAGGTAGGCGCGCCGTATAGCTGCTCCAGCTTTGTACAACGTCTGGGACGGTCAGGAAGACGCGGACAACCCTCAGAAATGCTGTTTGTCTGTCCTGAGGAGGAAGATGAAAGCGCGCCACTCCCTTCACGTATTCCATGGACGCTGCTGCGTGCCATTTCGGTAATAGAACTTTACACGAAAGATCGTTGGATAGAACCCTTTACGTTGCGCCGTCAACCCATGGGATTGCTATATCACCAGACGATGAGCATTCTTAAAGCAATGGGCGAAGCTACGCCAAGAGATCTTGCATTTAAAGTACTGGCTTTGCCAGCTTTCCGAGAGATCGCTCCTGAGGATTACAAAACATTCCTGCGGTATTTACTACAAACCGATCACATACAACGTGTTGATGATGGTGGATTAATTATAGGCCTGACTGGAGAAAAAGTCGTTAATAATTTTCGTTTTTACGCAGTATTCAAAGACGAAGAAGAACATGCTGTTTATTCCGGCACCGAAGAAATCGGCAGCATTACGACAGTACCGCCGCCGGGTTATGCACTGACGCTTGCCGGACGTTCCTGGCGAGTCATTGAGGTGGACAGCAGGCATAAGGCGGTATACGTCGAACCTGTCCGCGGGCGCTCTGACACTTTGTGGCTGGGCGCTGGAGGAGATCTCGATACAAGGGTCGTGGCAAAAATGCGGGATATTTTGCATAGCAAAGAAATCTATTCTTACCTGCGGCCCAATGCCGTCAAGCGACTGGAAAAAGCCAGAAGGCTCGCATATGAAACAGGTTTGCTGAAGAATATTGTGGTAAACGCCGGGGGGGATTCACTTTTTATTCTGCCTTGGATTGGCAGCAGGCAATTCCGCACGTTGGTCCGGGTGCTTAAATTTATACTGAAAGAACCACTACGTATGCGTACAATACTACCTACTGAGCCTTATTATCTGACAGTTGCAGGACAATGCAGCGCCGAAGATTTGAAACGGGAACTTGAACGGCTTGCTGAACAAACAATTGATCCTTTGAAATTGCTTGATGAAGCGGAAGCCCCGTTCCTGGGAAAATACGATGAATTTGTATCTCCAGATTTATTGCGCAAAGCATTTGTTATCGATGGATTAGACTTGGAATTTTTCAATCATATCAATTATTGA
- a CDS encoding IS91 family transposase: MVEVQDIFLKYGNNYRTNHKLTLVQHKAMSAIQKCRTSKLGGHKEVCDNCGHTRISYNSCRNRHCPKCQAFAKERWIDNQKRNLLDIGYFHVVFTIPDTLNSIIYQNQKVIYTLLFKAVAETLAELASDKKYLGAKIGFSSVLHTWGQNLMHHPHIHCIVPGGGLSSIGKWVNSRKKFFIPVKVLSRKFRGKFLYYLKQLYTQNKLEFQGSQTYLADNKEFEKLLSSLYGKDWIVYCKPPFKNAACVVEYLGRYTHRVAISNNRIVSINNDTVTFKWRDYKDDNKHKVMTLSADEFIRRFLIHILPSGFMKIRHYGLLGNRNKTTKLKICIQLTHTPLLTQEKASTLQLIQKLTGIDLSKCPICGSEKLKRFMCLGKSPPISI, translated from the coding sequence ATGGTTGAAGTTCAAGATATCTTCCTGAAGTACGGCAATAACTATCGTACCAATCACAAGCTTACTCTTGTACAGCATAAAGCGATGTCAGCCATTCAAAAATGCAGAACGTCAAAGTTAGGCGGCCACAAGGAGGTTTGTGACAATTGTGGTCATACTCGAATTTCATACAATTCTTGCCGTAATAGACACTGCCCTAAATGCCAAGCTTTTGCCAAAGAACGCTGGATTGATAACCAGAAAAGAAATCTGCTCGATATCGGTTACTTTCATGTGGTATTTACCATCCCGGATACTCTCAACTCAATCATCTACCAAAATCAAAAAGTTATATATACCCTTTTGTTTAAGGCCGTTGCTGAAACTCTTGCCGAATTAGCATCTGATAAGAAATATCTTGGGGCAAAGATTGGCTTCTCTTCTGTTCTCCATACCTGGGGACAAAACCTCATGCACCACCCCCATATTCACTGTATTGTACCCGGCGGTGGATTATCCTCTATTGGAAAATGGGTGAATAGTAGAAAGAAATTCTTCATCCCGGTAAAAGTCCTCTCACGTAAATTTAGGGGCAAATTCCTATATTACCTTAAACAACTCTATACCCAAAACAAACTTGAATTCCAAGGCAGTCAGACCTATCTTGCCGACAATAAGGAATTTGAAAAGCTTCTATCCTCACTCTATGGCAAAGATTGGATTGTTTACTGCAAACCACCGTTTAAAAATGCTGCTTGTGTTGTTGAATACCTGGGTCGATATACTCACAGAGTGGCTATATCCAATAATCGCATCGTTAGCATTAATAATGATACCGTTACCTTCAAATGGCGGGACTACAAGGATGACAATAAGCATAAGGTGATGACGCTTTCCGCCGATGAGTTTATCCGTAGATTTCTTATTCATATCCTACCGAGTGGCTTTATGAAAATCAGACACTACGGCTTGCTGGGCAATCGTAACAAGACAACCAAACTGAAGATTTGCATACAGCTTACCCATACGCCTCTTTTAACTCAAGAAAAAGCATCTACACTTCAACTCATCCAGAAGCTTACTGGAATAGATTTATCTAAATGCCCTATCTGCGGATCGGAAAAACTCAAACGGTTTATGTGCTTGGGTAAATCTCCCCCTATCAGTATCTAA
- a CDS encoding tetratricopeptide repeat protein: MKPELESLVDKAIGYYNAGDFEKEIEQWKLVIKHDSKNPLWVHNLALSLMNNADYNGSYILFEYLLQNYPDLSRVHNNFAVLLIRMGADKQDLIPVLKNALILSEDVEEFISHFMNLCNIIAYGFEGDASILFDEIETLLPEIMEKLYEPKRVDQNLISMTQVLQGMRIVSTYRRNFANKKWKSAEESLQQAIWVFSNLGLNNFVNGINHYVKPLFQLCKEVMLLLEEIGTNTELSPDVALNKFKCLLELAQSSERRQDSVNVRLLDMLGWFMTSFVNNLVFIADPKTPYNQDTSPQQAIMYLSANYFNKLGSDLISILNFVNNQCANLSEHADRVFSKKLIEEYRNTVWSKISLFCNGLVLDFCDVDLKLSRSMLGWDKDPINVSMKEIQEFKSLVERQTYADIYVNGKPQENIARALLQTFLTSRSYREVLVRGGRSDLLSFTKNGRFLYETKIWRGQDYYIQGLEELEEYIIGEDDENLLGVFYVIFDPTKSGKAKKHINSYIKTVGRYHVNVIIIHIKPQVPSKKGKDSL; the protein is encoded by the coding sequence ATGAAACCAGAACTTGAGAGCTTAGTTGACAAAGCGATTGGGTACTATAATGCAGGTGACTTCGAGAAGGAAATTGAACAATGGAAATTAGTTATTAAGCACGACTCCAAAAACCCTCTTTGGGTACATAATTTAGCATTGTCCTTAATGAATAATGCAGATTATAACGGATCATATATCTTATTTGAATATTTACTGCAAAACTATCCTGATCTGTCACGCGTACATAATAATTTTGCAGTATTACTAATCCGTATGGGTGCTGATAAACAAGATCTTATTCCCGTATTAAAGAATGCCCTAATCCTTTCGGAAGACGTAGAAGAGTTCATTTCGCACTTTATGAATTTGTGCAACATTATAGCATATGGGTTTGAAGGCGATGCATCTATACTATTTGATGAAATAGAAACATTACTTCCAGAAATAATGGAAAAATTATACGAACCTAAGCGAGTAGATCAAAATTTGATCTCTATGACGCAAGTATTACAGGGAATGCGCATAGTTTCAACTTATAGAAGAAATTTTGCAAATAAGAAATGGAAAAGTGCTGAAGAATCCTTACAGCAAGCAATATGGGTATTTTCAAATCTTGGTTTAAATAATTTTGTAAATGGGATAAACCACTATGTTAAGCCTCTCTTCCAATTATGTAAAGAAGTAATGCTTTTATTAGAGGAAATAGGAACAAATACGGAGCTTTCACCTGATGTTGCTTTAAACAAATTTAAATGTTTGTTGGAATTAGCACAATCATCTGAAAGACGTCAGGATTCTGTTAACGTAAGGTTATTAGACATGTTGGGATGGTTCATGACTAGTTTTGTAAATAATCTTGTATTTATAGCTGATCCTAAGACACCTTATAATCAAGATACCTCCCCACAACAGGCTATTATGTATTTATCTGCTAACTACTTTAATAAATTGGGGAGTGATTTAATTTCTATTCTCAATTTTGTTAATAATCAATGTGCAAATTTAAGTGAGCATGCAGACAGAGTGTTTAGCAAGAAATTGATAGAAGAATATAGAAATACTGTCTGGAGTAAAATATCACTTTTTTGTAATGGTTTGGTTTTGGATTTTTGCGATGTTGATTTAAAGCTGTCTCGAAGTATGTTGGGATGGGATAAAGACCCAATTAATGTTTCTATGAAAGAGATTCAGGAATTTAAATCTTTGGTTGAACGCCAAACATATGCTGATATATATGTTAATGGCAAACCTCAGGAAAATATTGCACGAGCCCTTTTACAAACTTTTTTAACATCTAGGAGTTATAGGGAAGTTTTAGTTCGAGGTGGGAGGTCGGATTTACTATCTTTTACTAAGAATGGTCGATTTTTATATGAAACTAAAATTTGGCGAGGGCAGGATTATTATATTCAAGGCCTAGAAGAGCTAGAAGAATATATTATAGGAGAAGATGATGAAAATTTATTAGGTGTATTTTATGTTATTTTTGACCCTACAAAATCAGGAAAGGCTAAAAAACATATTAATAGTTATATTAAAACTGTGGGTAGATATCATGTAAACGTAATAATTATACATATAAAACCTCAGGTTCCCAGCAAGAAGGGAAAAGATAGTTTGTAA